A genomic stretch from Flavobacterium humidisoli includes:
- a CDS encoding vitamin K epoxide reductase family protein — protein MVQLVQKYLSINNYKDQTEEFEDLFQSHPDYPSLFAITDTFDLLSIENVAVRIQKEQLSELPDSFLAVYKQNIVLATQKEETITIESEEEGKKVLLLDDFVQDWDGIVAVIEPNETPKSASFKTTSNWHYYALAILALVIVSFFYNSYGISEILLLLTSIAGLVFSVFIVQEKLGVKNEMVSKFCSMSPSASCDSVIGSNKGEINKWINFADLPVLFFGVNLLAVLANPSGSSVVIGFLSLLSLPVIAYSIYIQKWQLKKWCLLCLTVSAIIILQSAVWVFMMQPFVYNVSSLFPYLFSLILIVSSWLAIKPILTGKMKAEEEVNKLKKFKRNFGVLNSLTKEIPVLAGFNKLEGLQFGKIDADVELLIILSPSCGYCHKAFAESMELINRYPEKVSLKVLFNINPDNTNNPYKIVVDQLLEINNKNKDSVLEAISDWHIKKIGLDKWLEKWNSGSISMKINQQVELQYDWCRENKFNYTPVKIVNNEIFPHEYEISDLRYFLGDFSEAKSLRKVV, from the coding sequence ATGGTACAATTAGTTCAAAAGTATTTAAGTATAAATAATTATAAAGATCAAACAGAAGAATTTGAAGACCTATTTCAGTCTCATCCTGATTATCCCAGCTTATTTGCCATTACCGATACTTTTGATTTATTATCCATAGAAAATGTAGCTGTAAGAATTCAAAAAGAGCAATTATCTGAATTGCCAGATTCTTTTTTGGCTGTATACAAACAAAATATAGTGTTGGCAACTCAAAAAGAAGAAACAATAACTATTGAGTCAGAAGAGGAAGGAAAAAAGGTTTTACTACTTGATGATTTTGTCCAAGACTGGGATGGAATTGTAGCAGTTATTGAACCAAATGAAACTCCAAAATCAGCAAGCTTTAAGACAACTTCAAATTGGCATTATTATGCTTTAGCAATTCTTGCTTTGGTAATTGTTTCGTTTTTTTATAATAGTTATGGCATTAGCGAAATTTTGTTGCTCTTAACCTCAATTGCAGGCCTTGTTTTCAGCGTTTTTATAGTTCAAGAAAAACTAGGTGTTAAAAACGAAATGGTATCTAAATTTTGCAGTATGAGTCCTAGCGCATCATGTGACTCTGTAATTGGCTCCAATAAAGGAGAGATTAATAAATGGATTAATTTCGCAGATTTGCCTGTTCTTTTTTTCGGTGTTAATTTACTTGCGGTACTAGCAAATCCTTCTGGGTCAAGTGTTGTAATTGGATTTTTAAGTTTATTATCTCTCCCTGTAATTGCTTATTCTATTTATATACAAAAATGGCAGCTTAAAAAATGGTGCTTATTATGTTTGACAGTTTCCGCCATTATAATTCTTCAAAGTGCTGTTTGGGTTTTTATGATGCAACCATTTGTTTATAATGTATCTAGTCTTTTTCCTTATTTGTTTTCGTTAATATTAATTGTTAGCTCTTGGTTAGCTATAAAACCTATTTTAACAGGTAAAATGAAAGCAGAAGAAGAGGTAAACAAATTGAAAAAATTTAAAAGAAATTTCGGGGTGTTAAATTCATTGACCAAAGAGATTCCAGTTTTGGCTGGTTTTAATAAACTAGAGGGGCTTCAGTTTGGTAAAATTGATGCTGATGTAGAACTTTTAATTATTTTAAGTCCAAGTTGCGGGTATTGCCACAAGGCTTTTGCAGAATCTATGGAATTAATAAATAGATATCCAGAAAAAGTATCTCTTAAAGTTTTATTCAATATTAATCCTGATAATACGAACAATCCATATAAAATTGTTGTAGATCAATTATTGGAAATTAATAACAAAAATAAGGATTCGGTTTTAGAAGCAATTTCAGATTGGCACATAAAAAAGATCGGACTGGATAAATGGTTAGAGAAATGGAATTCAGGTTCGATTAGTATGAAAATAAATCAACAAGTAGAATTGCAATACGATTGGTGTCGTGAAAATAAATTTAATTATACGCCAGTGAAAATTGTAAATAATGAAATCTTTCCTCATGAATATGAAATAAGTGATTTAAGATACTTTTTAGGTGATTTTTCAGAAGCAAAAAGTTTAAGAAAAGTAGTTTGA
- a CDS encoding NAD-dependent succinate-semialdehyde dehydrogenase, translated as MIKSINPYNQEIVYEVAEFDRKDIENAIDKADAQYAIWKEIPFSERSVLMQAAGQELRKNSREYAEVITLEMGKPITQALAEVEKCAALCDYYAENASKMLADKIIETEVHKSYVSYEPIGIVLAIMPWNYPFWQVMRFAVPALMAGNVAVLKHASNVMKSAMSIEKIFDRAGFPVGCFTNLPIGSKMVEEVIKHPKIKAVTLTGSEAAGRAVAAVAGNEIKKTVLELGGSNALVVFADCNLQKTVKTCVQARFQNAGQSCIAGKRLLVESSIAEEFTKAFIEEVGKLRAGDPLSEETTIGTMARVDLAEELEKQLQDALDKGGEVLLGGKRNKAYFEPTVIGNVTTDMSIFKEEVFGPLIGITTFMDEKEAIALSNNSPFGLGVTIFTEDFEKAFRLVPKFNEGAVFVNELVKSDQRLPFGGTKNSGYGRELSQDGIQEFVNKKTVYINKY; from the coding sequence ATGATAAAGTCTATAAATCCTTATAACCAAGAGATCGTATATGAGGTTGCTGAATTTGATAGAAAAGATATAGAAAACGCAATTGATAAAGCTGATGCTCAATACGCGATTTGGAAAGAAATTCCCTTTTCTGAACGTTCAGTGCTAATGCAAGCAGCTGGTCAAGAGCTAAGGAAAAACTCACGCGAATATGCCGAGGTGATTACCCTAGAAATGGGAAAACCGATTACTCAGGCATTGGCAGAAGTAGAAAAATGCGCTGCTTTATGTGACTATTATGCTGAGAATGCTTCTAAGATGCTTGCCGATAAAATAATCGAAACAGAAGTGCATAAGAGCTATGTAAGCTACGAACCAATAGGAATTGTTTTAGCCATTATGCCATGGAATTATCCTTTCTGGCAAGTGATGCGTTTTGCAGTTCCGGCATTAATGGCCGGAAATGTTGCCGTTTTAAAACATGCCAGCAATGTAATGAAAAGCGCCATGAGCATTGAAAAAATATTTGATAGAGCAGGCTTTCCTGTAGGGTGTTTTACTAATTTGCCCATTGGAAGCAAAATGGTAGAAGAAGTCATTAAACATCCTAAAATCAAAGCAGTTACACTGACAGGAAGCGAAGCGGCAGGAAGAGCTGTTGCAGCTGTTGCCGGAAATGAAATTAAGAAAACAGTTTTAGAGTTAGGTGGCAGTAATGCTTTGGTGGTTTTTGCAGATTGCAACTTGCAGAAAACGGTTAAAACTTGTGTGCAAGCGCGCTTTCAGAATGCGGGGCAAAGCTGTATTGCTGGAAAACGTCTTTTAGTAGAATCGTCTATTGCAGAAGAGTTTACAAAAGCTTTTATAGAAGAAGTTGGCAAGCTGCGTGCAGGCGATCCTTTGAGTGAAGAAACAACAATAGGAACGATGGCAAGAGTTGACCTTGCTGAGGAATTAGAAAAACAGCTTCAAGATGCATTGGATAAAGGAGGAGAAGTTTTACTAGGGGGCAAAAGGAATAAAGCTTATTTTGAGCCTACTGTTATTGGGAACGTTACAACAGATATGTCGATTTTTAAAGAAGAAGTTTTTGGTCCATTAATTGGAATCACGACTTTTATGGATGAAAAAGAAGCTATTGCACTTTCAAACAATAGCCCATTTGGACTTGGCGTTACAATTTTTACAGAAGATTTTGAAAAAGCATTCCGTTTAGTGCCAAAATTTAATGAAGGAGCAGTATTTGTAAATGAACTAGTAAAAAGTGATCAGAGGCTTCCTTTTGGCGGAACTAAAAACTCAGGATATGGCCGTGAACTTTCGCAAGATGGCATTCAGGAATTTGTAAACAAGAAAACGGTTTACATTAATAAATATTAA
- a CDS encoding DUF1826 domain-containing protein: protein MNKTFFSSSQIGIVSTFSELVHTDFKEEMNALCWHRNLNGDFKEIVNQLSLKENITEVSPEDLMALSLSEKGNIAREIILNDLKLLTEFGASPSLNLLKCYERDDEFDFISTDVYSFHVDRSPIATDTFLCTYHGVASDIVPNSQAEQKILIPEIRAKLKELHDGAEEDFEDFLKENFFDLHYQLHEDAVPINLEQMHLWRLAVDHPKQQVKPCIHRAPKENDGEYRLLLIC from the coding sequence ATGAATAAAACATTTTTTTCTAGTAGCCAAATTGGTATAGTATCTACCTTTTCGGAGCTTGTGCATACTGATTTTAAGGAAGAAATGAATGCATTATGTTGGCACAGAAATTTGAATGGTGATTTTAAAGAAATTGTAAATCAATTAAGTTTAAAAGAAAATATAACAGAAGTTTCTCCAGAAGATTTAATGGCACTTTCCTTATCTGAAAAAGGAAATATAGCCAGAGAAATAATCTTAAACGATTTGAAATTATTAACTGAATTTGGAGCTTCGCCCTCTCTTAATTTATTGAAGTGTTACGAGCGAGATGACGAGTTTGATTTCATATCTACAGATGTGTATTCGTTTCATGTTGATCGTTCGCCCATTGCAACAGATACTTTTTTATGCACTTATCACGGAGTGGCAAGTGATATTGTTCCTAATTCGCAAGCCGAACAGAAAATTTTAATTCCAGAAATTCGAGCAAAACTAAAAGAGCTGCATGATGGGGCAGAGGAAGATTTCGAAGACTTTTTAAAAGAGAATTTCTTTGACTTGCATTATCAGTTGCATGAAGATGCAGTACCCATTAATTTAGAACAAATGCATCTTTGGCGTTTGGCTGTCGATCATCCAAAACAGCAAGTGAAGCCTTGCATTCATAGAGCGCCAAAAGAAAATGATGGAGAATATCGGTTGTTGCTGATTTGCTAA
- a CDS encoding amino acid permease encodes MKNNHDAAAENQLKRGLTNRHIQLIALGGSIGTGLFLGIGPAAVLAGPSVILGYAIAGIIAFFIMRQLGEMVVEEPVSGSFSYFAYKYCGSFAGFASGWNYWILYILVSMAELTAIGVYVQFWWPEIPLWASSLFFFLVINALNFASVKVYGETEFWFSIIKVVAIIAMILFGTYLLISGTGGEHATIHNLYNDGGFFPKGFFEKNANGSFQGLLSAMALIMFSFGGLELIGITAAEAENPEKNIPKATNQVIYRILIFYVGALVILFALSPWRQITTDSSPFVMVFQNLNGMEFDLFGRKIFFTSLIANVLNLIVLTAALSVYNSSVYSNSRMLFGLADQGSAPKFLKKLNKHSVPVNAILISSCFAAICILINKVMPEEAFSILMSLVVSCLVINWVMISYTHLQFRSAKDKENTKTKFASIFYPVSNYICFVFLLGILSIMWMTDMKLSVELIPIWLVILFVFYKVFKKKE; translated from the coding sequence GTGAAAAATAATCATGATGCTGCAGCAGAAAATCAGCTTAAACGTGGACTAACTAATCGACACATTCAGTTAATTGCCTTAGGCGGTTCTATAGGAACAGGTCTTTTCCTCGGCATTGGTCCAGCTGCCGTATTAGCAGGACCATCTGTTATTTTAGGATATGCTATTGCTGGAATTATCGCTTTCTTTATTATGAGACAACTTGGCGAAATGGTTGTAGAAGAACCCGTATCGGGAAGTTTTAGCTATTTTGCTTATAAATATTGCGGTTCTTTTGCGGGTTTTGCATCAGGTTGGAATTATTGGATTTTATATATTCTAGTCAGTATGGCCGAACTTACAGCCATTGGAGTTTATGTGCAGTTTTGGTGGCCCGAAATTCCATTGTGGGCATCCAGTTTGTTTTTCTTTCTGGTTATTAATGCTTTAAATTTTGCCTCGGTAAAAGTGTACGGAGAAACAGAATTTTGGTTTTCAATTATAAAAGTGGTAGCCATTATTGCCATGATTCTTTTTGGTACTTATCTGCTAATAAGCGGAACAGGAGGAGAGCACGCTACGATTCATAATTTATATAATGACGGGGGCTTTTTTCCAAAAGGTTTTTTCGAGAAAAATGCAAATGGAAGTTTTCAAGGTTTATTGTCTGCAATGGCTTTGATTATGTTCTCTTTTGGTGGTTTGGAACTTATTGGAATTACCGCTGCTGAAGCCGAAAATCCAGAAAAAAACATTCCAAAAGCAACCAATCAGGTTATTTATAGAATTCTTATATTTTATGTTGGGGCATTGGTCATTCTATTTGCTTTGTCGCCTTGGAGGCAAATTACGACTGACAGCAGTCCGTTTGTAATGGTTTTTCAAAATCTGAACGGAATGGAATTTGATCTTTTTGGACGCAAAATATTTTTTACAAGCCTTATCGCCAATGTGCTGAATCTAATTGTTTTAACCGCAGCTTTATCAGTTTACAACAGCAGTGTTTACAGCAACTCACGCATGTTATTTGGTTTAGCAGATCAGGGCAGTGCGCCAAAGTTTTTAAAGAAGCTCAACAAACATTCGGTACCGGTTAATGCCATTTTAATTTCTTCTTGTTTTGCCGCTATTTGTATTTTAATCAATAAAGTGATGCCAGAAGAAGCTTTTAGTATTTTAATGTCTTTAGTGGTGTCTTGCCTAGTGATTAACTGGGTTATGATTTCGTATACGCACTTGCAATTTAGAAGTGCCAAAGACAAAGAAAACACCAAAACGAAGTTTGCTTCTATATTTTATCCCGTAAGCAATTACATCTGTTTCGTATTTTTATTGGGAATTTTATCCATTATGTGGATGACGGATATGAAGTTATCTGTAGAATTAATTCCTATTTGGCTGGTTATTCTTTTTGTGTTTTATAAAGTTTTTAAAAAGAAAGAATAA